Proteins encoded by one window of Dendropsophus ebraccatus isolate aDenEbr1 chromosome 4, aDenEbr1.pat, whole genome shotgun sequence:
- the LOC138788681 gene encoding G-protein coupled receptor 22-like: MVSAKETDMYDAILETNDGSSSDAGWYFPYPLGFQVSLTSFLMLEIVLGFSSNLTVLVLYCMQSNLVDSVSNMVTMNLHVLDIIICVICVPLTIVIILIPLEQNIALVCCFHEACVTFSSIATAINVLVISLDRYDISVRPANRVLTPSRMVLLLSCVWFVSLMVFFIPFFEVEFFGDPDHMATWQNRTLLCVSVNEYHTELGMYYHLVIQIPIFFVAVAVMLVTYSKILQALNIKIGNHFKRSQRRKTKKRKKRKSSDQSTMGETKRLAPPPAIQNPPMRVQASVSVIIALRRAVKRHRDRRERQKRVFRMSLIIITTFLLCWAPISIVNLLILCLGPSDLLVKLRICFITMAYGTTIFHPLLYAFTRQKFRNVLKNKMKKRVVSVLQVDPAPGGTVIHNSWIEPKKSRKAKLECSDGTDRCLTDAVKE, translated from the coding sequence ATGGTGTCAGCCAAGGAGACAGATATGTATGACGCCATCTTGGAAACTAATGATGGATCCAGCTCAGATGCCGGCTGGTACTTCCCTTACCCACTGGGCTTCCAGGTTTCCCTTACCAGCTTCCTCATGCTGGAGATTGTGTTGGGTTTTAGCAGCAACTTGACAGTACTTGTCCTCTACTGTATGCAGTCAAACCTGGTGGACTCTGTCAGTAACATGGTGACTATGAACCTTCATGTTCTAGATATCATCATCTGTGTGATCTGTGTCCCACTGACTATAGTCATCATCCTGATTCCGCTGGAGCAAAACATTGCTCTGGTTTGTTGCTTCCACGAGGCATGCGTCACTTTTAGCAGCATCGCTACAGCCATTAATGTCTTGGTAATCAGTTTGGACAGGTATGACATCTCAGTGAGACCTGCTAACCGGGTTCTTACCCCAAGCCGGATGGTATTGCTCCTCTCCTGTGTCTGGTTTGTGTCTCTCATGGTTTTCTTCATTCCTTTCTTTGAAGTGGAATTTTTTGGTGACCCAGATCACATGGCAACATGGCAGAACCGGACTTTGCTCTGTGTCAGTGTCAACGAGTATCACACAGAGCTGGGCATGTATTATCACTTGGTCATTCAGATTCCAATCTTCTTTGTTGCAGTGGCTGTTATGCTTGTCACCTACTCCAAAATACTACAGGCCCTCAACATTAAAATCGGGAACCATTTTAAGAGAAGTCAACGTCGGAAAacaaagaagagaaaaaagaggAAATCATCAGACCAAAGCACCATGGGGGAAACCAAGAGACTGGCCCCTCCACCGGCAATACAGAATCCACCCATGAGGGtccaagcttctgtctctgtcatTATTGCCTTGAGGAGAGCAGTAAAACGTCATCGGGACCGTCGAGAACGCCAAAAGCGTGTCTTCAGGATGTCTCTTATTATCATCACAACCTTCTTACTCTGTTGGGCTCCAATTTCTATTGTGAACCTTCTTATACTCTGTCTGGGGCCCAGTGACCTTCTGGTGAAGTTACGTATCTGTTTTATTACCATGGCTTATGGCACAACCATCTTTCACCCTCTCTTATATGCTTTCACTCGGCAGAAGTTCCGCAACGTATTGAAGAATAAGATGAAGAAGAGGGTTGTTTCAGTGTTGCAAGTCGATCCTGCTCCTGGTGGGACTGTTATACACAATTCTTGGATTGAACCCAAGAAATCCAGAAAAGCAAAGTTAGAGTGTAGTGATGGGACTGACCGATGTCTGACAGATGCCGTGAAGGAGTGA